The sequence AGAGCTCAAACCGGTGCGAGAGTGTTTCGGGTCAGGAAACACCTCGGCAATCAGACATTTTGTCTGACATATGGCGACGGCCTTGGCAGTGTAGATATCCGAGCACTCGTGGAGTTCCATAAACGGCACGGCAAGATCGCAACCGTAACCGGCGTTCGGCCGCCGGGCCGTTTCGGCGAATTGGAATTGGACGGCGATCAGGTTGTCGCCTTTGCAGAGAAGCCGCAGGTCACACAAAGCTTTATTAACGGCGGCTTTTTTGTTATGGAGCCAGCATTTATCGAGCGATATCTTAATGATGATGAGGACCTGATACTGGAGCGTCAACCGCTTCAGCAAGTCGCCGCCGACGGCGAGCTAATGATGTACCCGCACACGGACTTTTGGCAGCCCATGGATACCTACCGCGAGTGGAAGATGCTTGACGAGATGTGGCAGAACGGTTCAGCCGAGTGGAAACTTTGGAGCTAGACAATTCAATCTCTTTATGACCATATCCGATAACCGATTTTGGCTTGACCGCCCCGTGTTCGTAACCGGAGCCACAGGGTTGCTCGGTAGTTGGTTGACACGCAGGCTAAATGATCTCGGCGCGAAGTCTGTCGTCCTGATCCGTGACTGGGTCCCTGAGTCTGAGTTGCTCCAGAGCGGCACAAGCAAGAGCTCCACCGTGATACGTGGGGAGCTCACGGATCTGGAACTACTGGAACGAGTTCTTAACGAGTACGAGATTCGGACAGTATTTCATGCCGCCGCGCAGACAATTGTTGGGACGGCGAACCGAGGCCCTATCTCGACTTTCGAATCGAACATCAAGGGTACATGGTGCTTACTGGAGGCGGCTCGCCGATCTACGTTGATCGAACAGGTCATCGTTGCATCGTCCGACAAGGCCTATGGGGCTCACGACGTGCTCCCATATTCGGAAGAAGCGCCGTTACAGGGCCGACACCCTTACGACGTCAGCAAATCATGTGCGGACCTTGTCGCACAGAGTTATGCTCACACATTTCATACGCCGGTCTGTATAACTCGGTGCGGCAATCTTTTCGGTGGTGGCGATCTCAATTGGAACAGATTGATCCCGGGCACGATTCGATCAGTAATTCGCGGTGAGGCTCCGATAATCCGGAGCGACGGAACCTATATCCGGGATTATTTTTATGTAGAGGATGCAGCGTCGGCGTATGTTAGTCTTGCGGAAAAAATGGCGGCCGACGGTTCGATTACCGGTCACGCGTTCAACTTCAGCAACGAGGTCCAGTTGACCGTCCTCGAAATGACGGTCAAGATCCTGAACCTATTGGGCCGCGGCGATATTGAACCAATTATCCTCGGAGAAGCTCAGAACGAAATTCCGCATCAGTATCTCAGCGCCGAGAAAGCCCGCAACGTGCTGGGCTGGCGCTCGGCCTTTTCTATCGAAGACGGCCTTGCGCGGACGATCGACTGGTACCGAAACTTTCTCTCAACGATCAAGTAGAGCAATGAAAGGAGGGGCTTTCGAGAGGATCCT is a genomic window of Chloracidobacterium sp. containing:
- a CDS encoding NAD-dependent epimerase/dehydratase family protein, whose translation is MTISDNRFWLDRPVFVTGATGLLGSWLTRRLNDLGAKSVVLIRDWVPESELLQSGTSKSSTVIRGELTDLELLERVLNEYEIRTVFHAAAQTIVGTANRGPISTFESNIKGTWCLLEAARRSTLIEQVIVASSDKAYGAHDVLPYSEEAPLQGRHPYDVSKSCADLVAQSYAHTFHTPVCITRCGNLFGGGDLNWNRLIPGTIRSVIRGEAPIIRSDGTYIRDYFYVEDAASAYVSLAEKMAADGSITGHAFNFSNEVQLTVLEMTVKILNLLGRGDIEPIILGEAQNEIPHQYLSAEKARNVLGWRSAFSIEDGLARTIDWYRNFLSTIK
- the rfbF gene encoding glucose-1-phosphate cytidylyltransferase, translated to MKVAILCGGQGTRLREHTETLPKPMVEIGGRPMLWHIMQIYSHFGLREFVLCLGYKGSIIKDYFRNYRLRNNDLEVRLGAESSVRTLGETNEQDWTISLIETGERAQTGARVFRVRKHLGNQTFCLTYGDGLGSVDIRALVEFHKRHGKIATVTGVRPPGRFGELELDGDQVVAFAEKPQVTQSFINGGFFVMEPAFIERYLNDDEDLILERQPLQQVAADGELMMYPHTDFWQPMDTYREWKMLDEMWQNGSAEWKLWS